The Cryobacterium roopkundense sequence CGATGAGGCAGCGCGCGCGGCCGAAGGTGACAACGTGCGCTGGTTCGCCGCCGACCGACTGCCTCCCCTCGCCTTCGACCACAACCGCATCGTGGAATACGCCCTCTGGCGCCTGCGCACAAAGGTGGAATATTCGCGTATCGCCCATGCTTTCCTGGGCGACACCTTCACTCTCACCCAACTGCGCGAGGTGCACGAGGCCGTGCTTCGAAAGCCCCTCGACCCCGCCAACTTTCGCCGGTCCGTCGAATCCTCCGGCACGTTGATCGATACCGGCCGACAGGTCGCCGGCGCCCGACATCGCCCGGCCCGCCTCTACCGCTACAACGATTCCGAGTCCCACCCGAACCAGGGACCGTCCGGCAGCCCCAATTCACTCACAGCGACACTCGAGCATGCGCCACAGGAACATCCAGGAGAACCC is a genomic window containing:
- a CDS encoding NUDIX hydrolase, which gives rise to MPASPAQRNPGATLAVSTVIFALRPDANSGMKMLWLPLVRRTREPHRNQWALPGGWLPDAEELAAAAARTLHETTALAPTYLEQLYTFGDLNRSPGNRVVSIVYWALVQSDEAARAAEGDNVRWFAADRLPPLAFDHNRIVEYALWRLRTKVEYSRIAHAFLGDTFTLTQLREVHEAVLRKPLDPANFRRSVESSGTLIDTGRQVAGARHRPARLYRYNDSESHPNQGPSGSPNSLTATLEHAPQEHPGEPHDDPIG